A stretch of DNA from Schistocerca americana isolate TAMUIC-IGC-003095 chromosome 3, iqSchAmer2.1, whole genome shotgun sequence:
CGTTGTCGAATCGCTCCGATACGTCGGGTAACAGTCGCCAGTTCCTTGCAGCCAGTAACGTAACAATTATGTTAAGATTCCGTTGTTCCTCCGTACAGCGTGTTTATTTTACGCGGCTGAGTGCCTTTCACTATTTGCAAAAGTGCACACTGAAGTGATAAGACCATTATTCGCAAACTTGAACAGACAACATCGCTCCCACCCGTATTCGACAGTCACTTCGTTTATTTGAAGCCGTATTGACCGTGCCTGTTTCAAACAcatgaaaatgttttcaaatacCGCTGCCACTCACAAAATTCGTTGACTAttgtttatttagcgacatgtttctgGGTGATACCTCGTCATCGGACTATAGCGGCGTTACAAAAAATTTCACGTACGtatatacaaatattaaaatttccttGCATCACAGCGGCCATGTAAGGAAACTTCTTCATAAAACACATGTCTTCATAAAGTACTGTTCAGTGAAGGACGTCATTTAAGGCACACTGGGAGGCAGAGAAATGGACAAGAAAGTTCATAAACCAAATAGCTGGACCTATAATTTGAACACTTATTCTTATTTCAGAGGTGGTCGTTACTATAACGTGAATCAGAATAAAAGTTGACCTATGGCTAGTTGTTTATAGGTCACCTTCGTCACATCTTGTATTCTGTTCACCGTCGTCGAATCGCTCCGATACGTCGGGTAACAGTCGCCAGTTCCTTGCAGCCAGTAACGTAACAATTATGTTAAGATTCCGTTGTTCCTCCGTACAGCGTGTTTATTTTACGCGGCTGAGTGCCTTTCACTATTTGCAAAAGTGCACACTGAAGTGATAAGACCATTATTCGCAAACGTGAACAGATAACATCGCTCCCACCCGTATTCGACAGTCACTTCGTTTATTTGAAGCCGTATTGACCGTGCCTGTTTCAAACAcatgaaaatgttttcaaataccgctgccactcacaaaattcgttgactattatttatttagcgacatgtttctgGGTGATACCTCGTCATCGGACTATAGCGGCGTTACAAAAAATTTCACGTACGtatatacaaatattaaaatttccttGCATCACAGCGGCCATGTAAGGAAACTTTAATATTTGTAtacaaatgtgttaaatatttttgtAGTACTGTAGCCTCGAAAggtgtcgctaaataaataagttagTAGTCTATTAATTTTGTGACTGGAAACCTTTTCATATCACTTCGTTATTTTAATCGAGTTCATTGCTGACCGGCAGAAGTTCAGTCTTCCCTAGGATGTTATTATCCTCAAAGCTACAGGTACAGGGGTGGTAACTAATACATACTTAAGGGAGCACATTGTAGTTCCATCCCTCGCGAAATTACTGCATGGAAAGAAAAGGTGAAAGATTTTGAATTATGACAACGAAGATAACTGTTCCATCTCATTGTTAGTATTACGAGACGAAGTACAGGCGGAATGAATGGGTGTGTGGTACCACGCAACTTATCACTCGGGATCAGCAAGAAAAAGGCTGTCCTGCCTTGGAGTTCAGGTCAGGAGCGGATTTGGTACCCCTGCCCGACCCATGACCGTTGCGCATCGAGGCGGCAGTAACACAAGGCTCTTTGGGCGCGCTTTCTCCCCACTACGGCGGCAGCCCTAGCGTCAGCAGCGCCAAGCTGTAGCGGGCAGCTGCTGCCGACGCCAGCGCTCCTAGCGGCGCCTGACGGACTCTCCGCCGCACTCGATGTTTATCGCCACAACGTAAAGAGCTCAGTCAGTGAGCAGTGTGTGTGGTGGGCGGACGTAGAGAGGTTGAAGTTTGGCAGTGCTTGCGAGATCTGTGTAGCGACAGAGTTCCTCGGCGAGCTGTCGTGTGTTGGTAGCAGTCTTCTGGCTGGAGAAGAGGCTTTTCCGACGCAGGTCTGTCAGCACACAGGTTAGTACGGCGCCTCGGTTGTTGAAGCGATCGAAACTTTTTATTCCGATTTCCTCTGTTGATACATTCCAGCTGATTATTCGCCAAACCCTGTGTACGGATTCCACCTGCAACCGTTCGTGTCGCTTCATTCGATTAGTTCCCAAAGTTTCTGCGTTTGAGGTAGTTTGTGACCCTCAGAGCAGCAACACACATCTTAGTTACTAAACGTAAGGGGGAAGTGACCCTATGCTTAATCAAATCGCGTTAGATACGGAGACGGCAGCGATTGATTTACGTGCGTTTGCAGCAATTCCGATACAGTAGCGAGTGCGCATGTGCCACTTCGCAACGGCTGGTTCACCTGTTCTCTGCGCGCTCCATTTGAACTTTATTTCGTGTTCTTGGCATTAGCTCATGGTCGCGCACTGTGAAAATAACACTGCTGAACGTTGTTACTGTTGTCCCGTTAAATCAGCCACGCACGCATTATACATATTTAAGTGGATTGTTACAGCATGGTTCGTAGGAAACTGTCAGggaatgtttgcatggtagatgAAATATTAACCGCTGAAAATGTTCTGTAAACATGAAGGTGGGTGGTTGACATCCGAAATATTTTCTCTGAAATAATGTTTCATAAATTACTTTGCGTTGTGTGGCATTCTGTATACATCCTTTAATTGGCGTCTTTGGAATGAAGCTGAGATGAGTGAAAAGCAATACTAGTGTTTAGTATCAATGGCATAAATGCTTATTAGTCGTGAGCGTCATAATGCTGAAATGGTAGACATCAAACATCTGACGTATTAGAGGCAAACAGATCCGTAAACATTGCGCCTTTCCGTGTTGCAGCAAGTGTTTCTTGTGTTAtctatgtggtgtagcctccaaaCATATCAGGGTATCAGAGGTGAGAAGAAGTCTAATTGTGCTCATTTTCGATGTGTTGTATAAACGAATTTTCTGTTACACATTAAAAGCTACTGCTTGAAACTAAAATTGCGCCTTATATCATAATTCAGAGTTATGCCAAAGTTAAAATCGGGCTTTGAAAACCAGCGTAGGTAATAAAGAAGAAAACTGAAATGTGAGAGCAGAAATCAGGGAGATCCACTAGAAAAAGGACGTAGTAAGCGGAGATTTATATTGACTATAACTAATAACTCAATTGTGTTCAGTAGTTGAGACGTGGCGTAATTTTACAGCCACAGAAGTATAAACATGTTCATTGCTACAATGTGTATTACTTTgtgatttttaattatattttcgcGGTACATTATCATTCAAACGTAGTTTACACGACTTTCCCGTGTAAAGTATGCCAGATAATGAAGTTACGTCAAAAGTAGTCACATGGCAAGTTTATCACAACTGTTGCTGGTGTACAGAGAAACTTGTCGGGAAAAGTTGTGTACTAGACCCCATCTTGCGTTTTCcgtatttatgtgaaatatatctaTTTTTTACTGAAGTACATGCCACAAAATATCCAGTGTAACGTTTATGAATTTAGCTTGCAGTCTTTTTttctatgaagaaaaaaaaattcgcgGAGATAAACATAAGTCTAAGCTACACGCTAGTCTGTTGCTGTATCATTTATTTGGCATTAAAATTCTGTGGTTTCGCACTTCCACCATAAGATGTGTACGGTGGAGATAAATCTCTGAGAACAGAGATTTTACACTCTAACGCGCTTATTCATAGGCTAAAATCTATTCTGCAGAGCACGCACTGACACTTCTAACGTACAGTGGGAAGCTAGAATACGGATGTTCAGTATTACGTTCATTAAGTAAAATTTATAGCATTAAGATATATGATCCTGCTACGTACTTGTTTATCTTTCGAAGTCAATGTTCATACGTATTCTGCGTATCACCTttatctttctgtgtatgtttaaACGTCTTGCTTTTAGCGGTGTTGCTACTTTATGGTACAGAATTCAGAATAATAGGAAGTATGTATTTTAGTACAGCCGACAGCTGGTTTACTTCGTTGCTTAAGCAGCGTTCTGCTGATGTAATTAGACGAAACGTGTGTCGCAGACGTGTGCGGCGCTACATTTGTTGATGTTGTTACAGGTGGCAGGCGCACCAGCTGGGAGGAGGGGGCGGAGAAAGGTAGCAGAGAGCCGATCGCAGGAGCCTGGTTTTAAGACAGCGGGAACCGGTTTGGCGGCTGCCCAATCATCGCGCGCTGCACTCGAAGCACAACCGGCCGCCGCGACAGATGACTTATAACGGCGAAGGATGCACCAGCCGCGACTCCGCAAGTGGGTCAGTTAGCAGAAGCGAATAGCAGAGAGGAGAGGCGGGATAAAGTGGACCTGTCCCGGTTAGTGGAATAGCTGCGCGCGCGCCGGAGGCGAACAGCGAAGCAAAGGCGGTCGCGGAGAGAGCCTTCGAGGCGCGCCGCTAGTTGCCCATTCGCCGAGGTCGGCGGCTGCTTGTTATTGTGTCGTGTTAAGTGCGTGGCAGCGCCAGCGGGAGGTGCCAAGTGTTTACCTTCGCCGGCCACGTAACTCTCTGCGTAGTTGGCAGAAGCTGTGTCGGAGTGGACAGCGGTGTTTCTGTCGAGTGTGTTCCGGAGGAGCTGACAATGTGATGCGGTGAACGGGCGTCCGCGCAAAGTGTTGGTGGTTATGTCGCCGGGCGTGCAGAGATAAGTGCCATGTGCGGCGGTGCTGCCGGATAACTTCCGTGGTGCGTATCGCCAGCGCAGGCGGTGTCAAGGAATATGGGGGCCAACATGGGCAAGAACTCATCCCTTTTGGACGCACTGCCCTCGACGCAGGGCACGTTGCACGTCGTAATGCTGGGACTGGACAGTGCGGGCAAGACGACGGCGTTGTACCGATTAAAGTTCGACCAGTACCTGAACACGGTGCCGACGATCGGCTTCAACTGCGAGAAGGTGAAGGGCACGACGGGGCGCGCCAAGGGCGTCAGCTTCCTCGTGTGGGACGTGGGCGGCCAGGAGAAGCTGCGCCCGCTCTGGCGCAGCTACACGCGCTGCACCGACGGCATCGTCTTCGTGCTCGACTCGGTCGACGTCGAGCGCCTCGAGGAGGCAAAGATGGAGCTGGCGCGCACGGCCAAGGCGCCAGACAACGCGGGAGTGCCCGTGCTGGTGCTGGCCAACAAGCAGGACCTGCCGGGCGCGCGAGAACCGCGCGAGATCGAGAAGCTGCTCGGCCTGCACGAGCTGGCCGCCTCCACGTCGTGGCACGTGCAGCCCGCGTGCGCCATCACCGGCGAGGGCCTGCACGAGGGCATGGAGGCGCTCTACGAGATGATCCTCAAGCGGCGCAAGCTCGCCAAGCAGGCCAAGACACGCAAGAGATAGGAAGACTGCCGTGCCGACCGCCATTCACGTTTCCCCCGTGCCCACCCCTCCCCGTCCCTGTTTGCTAGCGTTATTACTGTTCTCCCTCTGCCCTTCGCACTTGTTATCCCGTTCCTCCTTCGTGAGACGCTTAGTAAACGGTTGCCACCCCCACGCTGAAAGGTGCGCGTAATTCATTGTATAGTCGACAATGGTCACAAGTCCCATACTTAAACTGTCATAAGTAGTCCATCTCATATGCACGCATTGATAATACTTCTTGCGAGAATTTGAGCCACTTGCTTGTACTGCCCCAACACGCTGTTTTACAACTCCCAAACAAGTTGTGATTAATAAACAGGTACATAGATAAAAATCAAAAACACACTAATAAGCATGTGCCTGAACTGAATGTGCTTCAATCTATCTATTGGTGTCAAATTTCTGCTTCAGTTTCTTTTTTCTGCCTTGAGTGTGCTGTTTATCAGCATTACACTTGGGCCTAAACAAAACGGCTCATATGTTCCTAGGAAAAC
This window harbors:
- the LOC124605176 gene encoding ADP-ribosylation factor-like protein 4C, coding for MGANMGKNSSLLDALPSTQGTLHVVMLGLDSAGKTTALYRLKFDQYLNTVPTIGFNCEKVKGTTGRAKGVSFLVWDVGGQEKLRPLWRSYTRCTDGIVFVLDSVDVERLEEAKMELARTAKAPDNAGVPVLVLANKQDLPGAREPREIEKLLGLHELAASTSWHVQPACAITGEGLHEGMEALYEMILKRRKLAKQAKTRKR